A single window of Nicotiana tomentosiformis chromosome 1, ASM39032v3, whole genome shotgun sequence DNA harbors:
- the LOC104113855 gene encoding RING-H2 finger protein ATL51: protein MGSIGNTNPWAPFDSYKDCSQGICSVYCPQWCYFLLPPPPPDDESDDSTTAFSPLIIAIIGILASAFLLVSYYTIITKYCRRRRSRNAATELEANRNETPQDQWQVATAGLDESTIKAITVCKFKKGEGLVEDTECAVCLSEFQEDENLRLLPKCSHAFHLPCIDTWLKSHSNCPLCRANVVSSPSQSLPPPIPSSAAPLHSLNINALQFQRQNDLILVVDDHERIHREEVVVSLVCDVSTKNSSRENSEFRRSMSLGEFSRQHNLLVADMLRITEDNEEEFVCNPVSIKRSVSTGRCTFSGQK, encoded by the coding sequence ATGGGATCTATTGGAAATACAAATCCATGGGCACCTTTTGATAGTTATAAGGATTGTTCACAAGGGATTTGTAGTGTCTATTGTCCACAATGGTGTTACTTCCTTCTTCCTCCACCTCCTCCTGATGATGAATCAGATGATTCTACCACAGCTTTTTCCCCTCTCATCATAGCAATCATCGGTATCTTGGCGAGTGCTTTCCTTCTTGTGAGTTACTATACAATCATCACTAAGTATTGTAGGAGGAGGAGGAGCAGAAATGCAGCCACAGAGTTGGAAGCCAATCGAAACGAGACGCCTCAAGATCAATGGCAAGTTGCTACTGCTGGATTGGATGAGTCAACTATTAAGGCAATCACAGTATGCAAGTTCAAGAAAGGTGAAGGATTGGTTGAAGATACTGAATGTGCTGTTTGTTTGAGTGAGTTTCAAGAAGATGAGAACCTTAGGCTTTTGCCTAAATGCAGCCATGCTTTTCATTTACCTTGTATTGATACTTGGTTGAAATCTCATTCTAATTGCCCTCTTTGTAGGGCTAATGTAGTATCATCTCCCAGTCAATCATTACCCCCTCCTATTCCTTCTTCAGCAGCTCCTCTTCATTCTTTAAACATAAATGCTCTTCAATTTCAAAGACAAAATGACTTGATCTTAGTGGTGGATGATCACGAAAGAATTCATCGCGAAGAGGTTGTTGTTAGCCTTGTTTGTGATGTTTCAACAAAGAACAGCTCAAGGGAAAATTCTGAATTCAGAAGATCAATGTCTTTAGGTGAATTTTCAAGGCAGCATAATCTTCTAGTAGCTGATATGCTGAGAATAACTGAAGATAATGAGGAAGAATTTGTCTGCAATCCTGTTTCTATAAAGAGATCTGTCTCCACAGGAAGATGCACATTCTCAGGACAGAAATAA